The Planctomycetota bacterium genome includes a window with the following:
- the queE gene encoding 7-carboxy-7-deazaguanine synthase codes for MTYTVKEIFYTLQGEGIQAGRPAVFCRFSGCNLWTGREADRATATCRFCDTDFVGVGPDGGKFATAEALAEAVASRWPTGAAGAQGKRLVVCTGGEPLLQLDGTAVAALQAKGFEVAVETNGTQPVPAGIDWVCVSPKADAPLVAITGDELKLVFPQAEAMPERFEGLGFRHFLLQPMDGPDLAANTAAAVAYCLAHPKWRLSIQGHKVAGIR; via the coding sequence GTGACGTACACCGTCAAGGAGATCTTCTATACCCTGCAGGGGGAGGGGATCCAGGCGGGGCGACCGGCGGTCTTCTGTCGGTTCTCGGGGTGTAATCTCTGGACGGGGCGCGAGGCGGATCGGGCGACGGCGACCTGCCGCTTCTGCGATACCGACTTCGTGGGGGTGGGGCCGGACGGCGGCAAGTTCGCGACGGCGGAGGCGTTGGCCGAGGCGGTCGCGTCGCGGTGGCCGACGGGAGCGGCCGGGGCCCAAGGGAAGCGCCTGGTGGTCTGCACCGGGGGGGAGCCCCTCCTCCAATTGGATGGGACAGCGGTGGCGGCCCTGCAGGCCAAGGGGTTCGAGGTCGCGGTCGAGACCAACGGGACCCAACCGGTGCCGGCGGGGATCGACTGGGTCTGTGTGAGCCCCAAGGCGGACGCCCCGCTGGTCGCGATCACCGGGGACGAGCTCAAGCTCGTCTTCCCACAGGCGGAGGCGATGCCGGAGCGGTTCGAGGGGCTCGGGTTCCGGCACTTCCTATTACAGCCGATGGACGGCCCCGACCTCGCGGCGAACACCGCGGCGGCGGTGGCCTACTGCTTGGCGCATCCGAAGTGGCGGCTCTCCATCCAGGGGCATAAAGTGGCAGGGATCAGGTGA